A part of Desulfomicrobium baculatum DSM 4028 genomic DNA contains:
- a CDS encoding IS3-like element ISDba1 family transposase (programmed frameshift) — translation MKKGRFSEEQMVGILREADHSPVAQVAKKHGISEQTIYTWRQRFAGMSADDVKRLRLLEQENTRLKKILAERDLEIEVMKEIAGKKVVGAPARRLQVAYARSRGLSQRRACALLSTSRSSLHYESRLEARDKPLMAAMTDLAATYPRFGYRRINVFMERLGHVMGADKAFRLWSKAGLQVPRKRPRKRVAASRPRPQLPMGANELWAYDFVYDACANGQQIKCLTVVDEYTRECLAIDVAGSIRSGRVIEVLSRLISERGAPLSLRSDNGPEFVSKALLRWAAQESLDLALIEPGKPWQNGLNESFNGKFRDECLSMEWFRCRSEARVVIEEWRRHYNSIRPHSSLNNMTPEHFCRQYGKNLNRGETLKN, via the exons ATGAAAAAGGGACGATTTTCCGAAGAGCAGATGGTGGGCATCCTGCGCGAAGCTGACCACAGTCCGGTGGCCCAGGTGGCCAAGAAGCATGGAATCAGCGAGCAGACGATCTATACGTGGCGACAGCGGTTTGCCGGCATGTCCGCCGATGACGTGAAGCGGCTGCGGTTGCTGGAACAAGAGAACACGCGACTGAAGAAGATCCTTGCGGAACGGGACCTCGAAATCGAGGTCATGAAGGAGATCGCCG GCAAAAAAGTGGTAGGCGCACCCGCCCGACGCCTCCAGGTGGCATACGCCAGGAGTCGCGGACTTTCACAACGCAGGGCGTGTGCGCTGTTATCCACTTCCCGGTCGTCGCTCCACTACGAGTCACGGCTGGAGGCCCGGGACAAGCCACTGATGGCGGCTATGACAGATCTGGCTGCGACGTATCCGCGCTTTGGATATCGCCGGATCAACGTGTTCATGGAGCGTCTGGGGCATGTCATGGGCGCCGACAAGGCGTTCCGCCTGTGGTCCAAGGCCGGGTTGCAGGTGCCCAGGAAGCGGCCTCGGAAACGAGTGGCGGCGTCCCGCCCGAGACCGCAACTGCCGATGGGAGCAAACGAACTGTGGGCGTACGACTTTGTCTATGACGCCTGCGCCAATGGTCAGCAGATCAAATGCCTGACTGTGGTAGACGAATACACGCGGGAATGCCTGGCTATAGACGTTGCCGGCAGCATCAGATCGGGCCGGGTGATCGAGGTGCTGTCCCGCCTGATCAGCGAACGTGGAGCCCCTCTGAGCCTGCGTTCTGACAACGGACCGGAGTTCGTGTCGAAGGCGCTGCTCAGATGGGCGGCTCAGGAGTCTCTGGATCTGGCGCTGATTGAGCCTGGGAAGCCATGGCAGAACGGTTTGAACGAGAGTTTTAACGGCAAATTTCGCGATGAGTGTCTGTCGATGGAATGGTTCCGGTGTCGGTCCGAGGCGCGGGTTGTGATCGAGGAATGGAGGCGGCACTACAACTCCATTCGTCCGCATTCAAGCCTGAACAACATGACGCCAGAACATTTCTGTCGGCAGTATGGGAAAAACCTGAACCGTGGGGAAACTCTCAAGAATTGA